Proteins encoded within one genomic window of Cucumis sativus cultivar 9930 chromosome 3, Cucumber_9930_V3, whole genome shotgun sequence:
- the LOC101214051 gene encoding BON1-associated protein 2, producing MATTSFRSIEITVVSGEDLRIDRKPVKRKTFATVKFDRQSFGGGGGSTENIDERGGSYPLWNEKMGLEIPVDTVFLTIEVHYCSNSRNRIVGTANVPVSDFLGRYRPESYLHLLSYRLRDGNGERNGIVNISVRVKELESDSEPAIASKATVRVPVAETAAFCRSRGGVVIGVPIWSSCSYKS from the coding sequence ATGGCGACGACGTCGTTCCGGAGTATTGAAATCACCGTCGTCTCAGGGGAGGATTTGCGAATCGATAGGAAGCCTGTGAAGAGGAAGACATTCGCGACCGTCAAGTTCGATCGCCAGAGCTTTGGCGGCGGCGGTGGAAGTACAGAAAATATTGACGAACGAGGCGGCAGTTATCCGTTGTGGAATGAGAAAATGGGGTTGGAGATTCCGGTGGATACAGTGTTCTTGACGATCGAGGTGCATTATTGTTCTAATTCGAGGAACAGGATCGTTGGAACTGCGAACGTTCCGGTGTCGGATTTTCTCGGACGGTATAGGCCGGAAAGTTATTTACATTTACTGAGTTATAGATTGAGAGATGGAAATGGTGAACGAAATGGAATCGTTAACATTTCAGTGAGAGTTAAGGAACTGGAATCGGACTCGGAACCGGCGATCGCTTCAAAAGCAACGGTTAGAGTTCCAGTGGCGGAGACGGCGGCATTCTGCCGGAGTAGAGGCGGCGTAGTGATCGGAGTTCCTATTTGGAGTTCTTGCTCTTACAAATCTTGA